The following DNA comes from Candidatus Binataceae bacterium.
TTCGGCGCTTTTGTATTGCTTGGCGTTGAGCGCGCCCAGCGCGGCGTAAAAATGGTCGCCCGTGATGCGATCGCGCCGACGCTCATACATATACACGCCCAAAACGATACCGGCCGAAGCTACCACCACAACAGCAGAAATTATTAGCTGCCGCAGATTGGCGAACAGAAATTCCTGGGCGCTCTCGACGAAGGTTTGAAATTCATCGGGGCGCTTCAGGTCTTTGCGCGAGATCTTGTAGTGGCGATGGGTCGAGGGCATGGGATTACGTCGACCCTAGGTGCTTGCTAGCGTCGTGCGCAAGCGATTCTCGAATCGACTTGGCACGGCGCGCGTGGTCACATCTTGTATTTGAAGTCCTCGGGCGACATCCGCTCGAGTATCTCCGACCACTTGTCGCGTGAAACCCCCGCCAAGTTCTGCTCGGACGATCCGCCGCCCTCGGCCTGGCTCTCCTGCGGCTCGCTGGAATCGAGCAACACCTGTTTGGCCACGTAGATCGGAGACTTCGTCCGCAGCGCCACCGCGATCGCATCGGAGGGCCGCGAGTCGATTTCCACGGTCTTGCCCTCGCGCGTCTTGAGCTGGATGCGGGCGTAGTAGGTGCTCTCGCGCAGTTCCGTGATTTCCGCGGATTCTACGGTCGCACCAAACTCGGCCAGCAAGTTGCGCAGCAAGTCGTGCGTCATCGGGCGCGGCGGTCGAATGCCTTCGAGCTCGGTCGCCATCGCGGTGGCCTCCAGGGGCCCCACCCAAATCGAGAGGTTAAGCTTATTGTCCGGGTCCTTAAGGACGACGATGGGCATCTTGGTCGACGGATCCAGAGTAATGCCGCCAACCATCATCAGAATGAAATCTTCTTTGTGACCAGCCATGGGTTGGATTGCTATTCGCGTGGTGACGACCGCGGCGGGCGCGACAGCGTTCGATCCATCTCTCGCAAATATCTTGGACCAAACACGGTCAGTGGTCAACCGAAGGAACCGTCGCCAAGCTCCAAGCCATGCGCTTAACGCACGACCAAGTGATCGACTACGCGGTAAAGCTGGTTGAGATTGCGGCACTCTTCGACCATGTCGCAGTGAACGGCATAGCGTTCCATCTCGCTGTCGCCGAAGCCCCAGGTATTGCGGCTCTCCGGATTCAGCCAGATGATTCGCTTCGCACGCTGGCGAATTTCGCGCAGGCACCAGTCGTGCGGCAGATTATAGTTGTTGCGCGCGTCGCCCAGCACAATCACGGTCGTCCGCTTGTTGATCGCTCCGATATGGTCGGCCACGAAACTACGGAATGCAAAACCGAAATTCGAATGGGCGTACACGTTGATGATATCGCCCTTCAACGCCACGTCCAGCGCATCCTTAATGTCGTTGGTGCGAAAATGCTCCGTTACTTCGCCGATGTCGGACACGAAGATGAAACTGCGCACCCGCGAGTACAGGTCCTGCAACGAATAGACGAACTGCAGCATGAACCGCGACGCGTTGCGCACGGAATCGGAGACATCACACAGGATCACCACCTGCGGCTTCTCCTTCTTGCGCCGCTCGAAGCGTAGTTTGAAGGGAACCCCTCCGCAATCGAGGTTGTTGCGCAGGGTGCGCTTGATATCGAACCGCCCCTTCTTGGCTCGTTTGCGGCGAATCGCGATGACGTTTTTAAGGCGCTGCGCGAGCTTTTGCACCGCCTCCTGCATTTTTTTGAGCTCGTCTTCGCTGAGATAGTAGAAACTTTTCTCCGCGATCTGGTTCATCCGTTGATCTTCGCGCTGACGGATGTCCCGTTTCTCGCGCTCCATGCGCACATAGCGCCGGATGATGTCTTCGAGCGCCTTGAGCCGACGCTCCAGGTACTCTTCCATCCGCGCCTTCATCGCCTGCCCGAGATCCATCTTCTCGAGCTGTTCGCGCAATTCCTTGATCTCAGCTTCGATCTTGTCGAGACCGAGCTCCCGCGCCAGGGCGCGGGCAAAATAGTTTTCCTCGATGGTCCGCTCGATGCCCTTGAGCTTGGCAGCCCGGGCCGCTTCGCGCAGGCGCTTCTCGAGCGCACCCGAGTTGTTCTGCAGCAGCTGCTTGGCCAGTTCGGAGAGCTTTTTGCCCTCTTTTTGCAGCATCTTCTCGACGTCTTCCAGGAACTTCTGGAATTCCTGATCCGACATCGAGAGCGCATCCTGGACGGCCTTGCTGGCCTGTTTGATGATCTCGCCAAGTCCGGAGAAATAAACGTCGAATAGCTCTTCGAAGACCGGCAGCTCACTGGCCCGCTTGACCATCGTGGATCGCAGTGCCGCGCGAAACACGTCGCGCTCGCCGAGCCCGGTCACTTCGGAAGCCGAGAACGCATCGAGGGTCTCCGCGAGCGAAACCCGGACACCATTCTCGCGCAGCAGGTTCGCAAATTCGACCAGCTTTTCTTCCATCGGCCGCCCTGCCCTCCTAGTTTAGCAGATCCTTGTCGCTGCTTCCGGTCGCATCCGCTCCCCGCCGCGCGCGCACGCGGCGCACGTAATCCTTGAGTTCTTCCTGCGCTTTGCGCACATCCCCTTCGTACTTGACGATGGTGTCGAGCGTCTCGTTGACCAATTCCTCGTCCAGCTTCTGCACGTTGAGCAGGGTGAGCGCCTTGACCCAGTCCAATGTCTCGCTGATGCCGGGGGTCTTCTTGAGGTCCAGCTTGCGCAGCGATTGCACGACCGCGACCACTTCCTCGGCGAGCTTGTCGGCCGCCTCGGGAACCTTGAGCCTGACGATAGCGAGTTCCTGCTTGCGGTCGGGAAAGTCGATGTACAGGTGCAAACAACGACGTTTGAGCGCGTCAGACATCTCGCGCGCGTTATTCGAGGTGAGAATCACCAGCGGGATGTGCTTGGCGGTCAAGGTGCCCAGTTCCGGTACGGAAATCTGGAAATCCGAGAGCAGCTCGAGCAGAAACGCCTCGAACTCGGCATCCGCCTTGTCGATTTCGTCGACCAGTAACACACTCTGCTTCTCCGAGGTGATCGCCTTCAGAAGCGGACGCGGCAGTACAAAGCGCTCCGAAAAGAACACTTCGTCTTCCCGTGCGATTCGATCGACCGCCTCGGTCAGACCCTTGGCGCCGGTGAGAACCTCACTGATTTTGTCCTTCAGGATCTGCGTGTACAGCAGCTGCTTGGCGTACTCCCACTCGTAGAGCGCCTTGCCTTCGTCGAGTCCCTCGTAGCACTGCAGACGAATCAGCTCGTGACCCAGCGAGGCGGCGAGCACCTTGGCGAGGTCAGTCTTGCCGACGCCGGCTGGCCCTTCCACCAGGATGGGCTTCTTCAGCGAGCTCGCCAGGTAAATTACGGTAGCGATTCGCCGGCTCGCTATATAGTTGTTTTTGGCGAATCGTTCGATGACTTCGTCGATCGATGAGAACATCCAGCCTCCTCAAACGGATGCGGCAACGCTCACGCTTCCGCGCAGATGGCAATTGCATACCATGCTCCGTCATACCGAGGAAACCCAGTTGTCGTTGACCTCTGGAGCGTTCCTTGGAGCAACTTACCCCTAAGTTTCAGATATGCAGCGCCTCGAAGGCCGGTTCCCCGCACTCGAACCGCGCGCGCGAGAGCGCTGACGCGTCCAGCTGCTCGTACCTGCCGCTGGCGATTAGATCGGCCAGCGCTTGCCCCGCCCCATACGACTGCATCACACCCCTTCCGCTGAATGAATGCGCCTCGTAAACCCGATTTGCGGCGCGGCCTACTATCGCGCTGCGGTCGGGACTCACTTCGTAGAGCCCCGCCCACCCGGTGACGTGCCGAAGTCGTTCCATGCAGCTCATCCGCGCAAACAGCCGGGGCCATATTTCGTTTTGAAAAAATGGTTCGCCGTCATACCTGAAATGGTAACCGGGCGGCTCTTCGGGCGGAGAATAGCCGGCCAGAATGTGCGCTCCCTCGTTGTGGAAATAGACCCCCGAGGTGTCGACGATCATCCCGTAGTCATCGAGATTGGTGGCCCGGTTGTCTACTACGCAAACCTGCCGCCGTACGGCTTCGCTGTAGTTCTTGAGCCCCAGCAGTTTCAGCGGGTAGGGAGACCAGGCCCCGCCGGCGATGACCAACGCGTCGGCGCGCAGCTCGAACAAATGTCCGGTCTCCGCCTCGCCGGGCCCGTCCTGCGTCATCAGCCGCATCAGACCGGCGTCCGACATAGTCTCATCGGATTGCCAGCAATTCACCGATACCGCGTCAGCACCCGACTCGATTCCAATTACCCACACGCGATCGAGAAACTGCGCGCCGCGTCGCAGCGCAACGCCCCGATAGTGCTCTTTAAGCAGGTTCGGATTGATGAGTCCGTCACGCGGCGAGAACGTCGCGCCTGCGATCCCGTCGAGTTTGTCGATTTCCGGAAAGCGCCGGCTTACTTCGGATGCGGACAAGGTTTCAATCGGATGTCCAAGGCTGCGCTGAAGTTCGATGTGGGCTAACGCTTCCGCCCAGGTCCCATCGTCGTAGAGCCACAGGTAGCCCTTCTGCCGAAAACCGACCTGCGCCGCGATTTTCTCATAGAACTGAATGGAAGCACGGCACAGAACGATGTTAACCGGCTGCCACCAAGTTGCCCGAACTCCGCCGGCATTTTTCTCGCTTGAACTGAGACGCCCGCTCAAATCCAGGTCAACCGCGATGGTTTTAAGGTCGCGCTCGGCCAGCGCCATCGCGACTGAGCTGCCCACAATTCCGGCGCCGACCACACACACGTCAAAGCGACCACCCAGGTTCACAAAAAATACTCTAGCATCGGTTTGCGGCTACGCCCTCACCGGCGTGCGCACCCTTGGCAGGTTTGTTCAAGTTGTGAAAAATTAACTGGAGAAAAGGGCGTCCGAAAGAACCGAGGTACGCCGCCACCGCGGGCACCTGGCGACCCCCGGCGGATTCGGGGTGGCCAACCAGTTTCCTCTCCCCCAACCTGGAGACCAGGCCTTGTATCACCGACGCACTCCCTTCTAAGTTTGGAACTCCGATGTGCACCCTCGCCATCTACTTTAAGGTCGCACCCGAATGGCCGGTGATTATCGCGGCCAATCGCGATGAGTTCCTCGATCGTCCCGCCACCGATCCCGCTGTGCTCAGCGATGACCCCCAAATTGTTGGGGGCAAGGACTTGCGCGCAGGGGGAACCTGGCTCGGTCTCAACGAATATGGCCTAGTGGCGGGTCTGCTGAATCGACGTCCCGCAGAAGAGTCTAATCCAAGCGCTCGTTCCCGCGGTATGCTCTGTCTCGATGCTTTGGGGCGGTCCACTGCCGCCGATGCGGCGCGATTTGCGGGTGCCGAACGTGGTTGCGACTACAACCCCTTCAACCTGCTAATGGCCTCGCGCGAGGAGGCTTACGTCGCCTATAACCGCGGCAGCCATATCCAGGTCGTGTCGCTCACGCCCGGGCTTCACCTCCTCACCAATCTCGACGTCAATGATTTCGAGTGTCCGAAAATCAGCCGCGCATACGGCCGTTTCGCCGAGCTGGCCGAGCGGCCCGAGTTCCGAGGCGACCCGGTTGGCGCGCAGTCGGCGCTGGGAACGTTATTGGCGGATCACAGTACGCAGCTCGATTCGCGCACCGGACGGCCCAATTCGTTATGCCTGCATCTCGATGCTTACGGAACGCGTTCCTCCAGCTTGATCTTCCTGGGCAAGCGGGGTGAGGTTTGCCACCGATTTGCCGCAGGTGCTCCCTGTGCGACACCCTACAAGGCCGCAATGGTCCCCCGAGTCTCCCGCTCAAGCTCGTTTCAAGGCGAGAAGTAGCCGACCGCACCCGCGATGAGAAAGCAGATGATCGCGATGGCTGCACAGGCGAGGAAAATCGACGCGAGAAAAGGCGGCTCGATGACGAAGAAGAGAATCGAACCCGAGATGATCGCCAACACGCTTGCAACTATGGCGACCACAATACTTACTGTCCGGAGCTGGGCCATCTCACATAGGGTTTGAGCTTGAACCAACTACACGCCTGGTGTTGAACGTGCAATGAACGCTTCTCTGAGCATCCTTCGGGCGATTCGACCCACACTGATCGCGCTGGCCGGAGCAGTTTGCTTTACCGTGACCGCCGCTGCCCAGCTTTCGACCAACCTGGGCACCGCCAACCTCGACTGGCAGCAACGCTTTTTGGGAATTCTGCCACTGGTCAAACCCGATCCCAAGGATCCGGTCGTGGTGACGGTAAACGGCCAGCCCATCACCGCCGGTCAGATCAATGACTACGCCAAGACCGAGGCGCGCATGATCAACGCGACTTCGACCGAGGAATCCAAGGCGGTCTTCAAGGATGCTACCGAGAACCTGATCGGTCGCCAATTACTGATCGATGAAGCAAGACGGCGGAACATCACTATCCCGGAGCCGCAGGTAGCCGCCCGGGCGAGCGAATTCAAACTGACCGGAGCCTCGGGCGAAGAGGCCGCCCCGAACGGTGGAACTGCCGACAAACAACTACTCGAGGCCGTTCGTGGCTCCATGATGATCGAAAAGATGCTCGACGACGAGTTCCGAGCAGCCAAGGTGCGGCCTACCGACGAGCAGATCAAAAAATACTACGACGAGCATCGCGACCTGTTCATCAAGGACCCCGGCGAGGTGCGCATTTCCCACGTCGCCGTTAAACTGCCGGATAATCCAACCGACGCACAAAAAGCCGCCGCGCGCGACAGGATCATGAAGTTATACAAAGAAGCCGAGCACACCAAGGACTTCGCCGCGTTCGCCAAGGCCAACTCCGAAGATTCGCGCTCGGCGCCAAAAGGTGGTGACCTGGGCTATTTCCACCCCGGTCAATTGCCGCCGGTGGTTGACAAACTGGTCTTCTCGACTCCGGTCGGACATCTGACCCAGATCATCGAATCCAACATCGGCTATAGCTTCATTAAGGTGACCGAGCGACGCGGCGAGACATACTCGACGCAGAACGAGGTAAAGCCGAAGATCGCTATGGCCCTGCTGGACTACAATGAAGACGCAGTCGTGAAGTCGCTCCTCAAACAGCTCTCTAAGCACGCAAAGATCGAGTTCAGCAAGACCGTCTGAGCTACTAAAGCCGAACTTCGCCGCTCGCACGAGAATTTCGAAATGGTGGGAGCTGGCGATTACTGCTTCCCATTCCGGGTTCGCTGCCAATGATAGACCCTGCCGGGATCGTAGCCCTGATAAACGATCGTCACGGAACCCATTTTCGCCTTGGGCGTCCCATGCGGGGAGGTGAGAGCGGTTGCACCCATCCAATTCTGGATGACCAGGGCATCGAATTTATCTTGAAATGGGGTGAGGGCTCCGAGTTTCGGGTGCGACAGACCCTCGAGACAACGCGCCGCCTCAGGGCGCTCGGCTATCCAGCGCCCGAGATCATTGTCGCAAGCAGGGGAAACGGTTTGCGCTACTTCGTGCAGCGAATGCTACCCGGCAAGCCGGGCGCCTCGCTCACGCCCGCCCTGCTCGAACGCGTTGTCGAATTGAATCGTCTGCAGGAGGAGGCTGCTTCGGAATTCGTGGAAGGATGGCCGGCGCGAATTGTAGAAAGTGTTGAGAAGGGATTCAAAGAGTGGTGTGTTCACGACTCGCTTGCGACCC
Coding sequences within:
- a CDS encoding bifunctional nuclease family protein, which gives rise to MAGHKEDFILMMVGGITLDPSTKMPIVVLKDPDNKLNLSIWVGPLEATAMATELEGIRPPRPMTHDLLRNLLAEFGATVESAEITELRESTYYARIQLKTREGKTVEIDSRPSDAIAVALRTKSPIYVAKQVLLDSSEPQESQAEGGGSSEQNLAGVSRDKWSEILERMSPEDFKYKM
- a CDS encoding VWA domain-containing protein — translated: MEEKLVEFANLLRENGVRVSLAETLDAFSASEVTGLGERDVFRAALRSTMVKRASELPVFEELFDVYFSGLGEIIKQASKAVQDALSMSDQEFQKFLEDVEKMLQKEGKKLSELAKQLLQNNSGALEKRLREAARAAKLKGIERTIEENYFARALARELGLDKIEAEIKELREQLEKMDLGQAMKARMEEYLERRLKALEDIIRRYVRMEREKRDIRQREDQRMNQIAEKSFYYLSEDELKKMQEAVQKLAQRLKNVIAIRRKRAKKGRFDIKRTLRNNLDCGGVPFKLRFERRKKEKPQVVILCDVSDSVRNASRFMLQFVYSLQDLYSRVRSFIFVSDIGEVTEHFRTNDIKDALDVALKGDIINVYAHSNFGFAFRSFVADHIGAINKRTTVIVLGDARNNYNLPHDWCLREIRQRAKRIIWLNPESRNTWGFGDSEMERYAVHCDMVEECRNLNQLYRVVDHLVVR
- a CDS encoding MoxR family ATPase, translating into MFSSIDEVIERFAKNNYIASRRIATVIYLASSLKKPILVEGPAGVGKTDLAKVLAASLGHELIRLQCYEGLDEGKALYEWEYAKQLLYTQILKDKISEVLTGAKGLTEAVDRIAREDEVFFSERFVLPRPLLKAITSEKQSVLLVDEIDKADAEFEAFLLELLSDFQISVPELGTLTAKHIPLVILTSNNAREMSDALKRRCLHLYIDFPDRKQELAIVRLKVPEAADKLAEEVVAVVQSLRKLDLKKTPGISETLDWVKALTLLNVQKLDEELVNETLDTIVKYEGDVRKAQEELKDYVRRVRARRGADATGSSDKDLLN
- a CDS encoding FAD-dependent oxidoreductase, with translation MNLGGRFDVCVVGAGIVGSSVAMALAERDLKTIAVDLDLSGRLSSSEKNAGGVRATWWQPVNIVLCRASIQFYEKIAAQVGFRQKGYLWLYDDGTWAEALAHIELQRSLGHPIETLSASEVSRRFPEIDKLDGIAGATFSPRDGLINPNLLKEHYRGVALRRGAQFLDRVWVIGIESGADAVSVNCWQSDETMSDAGLMRLMTQDGPGEAETGHLFELRADALVIAGGAWSPYPLKLLGLKNYSEAVRRQVCVVDNRATNLDDYGMIVDTSGVYFHNEGAHILAGYSPPEEPPGYHFRYDGEPFFQNEIWPRLFARMSCMERLRHVTGWAGLYEVSPDRSAIVGRAANRVYEAHSFSGRGVMQSYGAGQALADLIASGRYEQLDASALSRARFECGEPAFEALHI
- a CDS encoding NRDE family protein; translation: MCTLAIYFKVAPEWPVIIAANRDEFLDRPATDPAVLSDDPQIVGGKDLRAGGTWLGLNEYGLVAGLLNRRPAEESNPSARSRGMLCLDALGRSTAADAARFAGAERGCDYNPFNLLMASREEAYVAYNRGSHIQVVSLTPGLHLLTNLDVNDFECPKISRAYGRFAELAERPEFRGDPVGAQSALGTLLADHSTQLDSRTGRPNSLCLHLDAYGTRSSSLIFLGKRGEVCHRFAAGAPCATPYKAAMVPRVSRSSSFQGEK
- a CDS encoding peptidylprolyl isomerase — protein: MNASLSILRAIRPTLIALAGAVCFTVTAAAQLSTNLGTANLDWQQRFLGILPLVKPDPKDPVVVTVNGQPITAGQINDYAKTEARMINATSTEESKAVFKDATENLIGRQLLIDEARRRNITIPEPQVAARASEFKLTGASGEEAAPNGGTADKQLLEAVRGSMMIEKMLDDEFRAAKVRPTDEQIKKYYDEHRDLFIKDPGEVRISHVAVKLPDNPTDAQKAAARDRIMKLYKEAEHTKDFAAFAKANSEDSRSAPKGGDLGYFHPGQLPPVVDKLVFSTPVGHLTQIIESNIGYSFIKVTERRGETYSTQNEVKPKIAMALLDYNEDAVVKSLLKQLSKHAKIEFSKTV
- a CDS encoding phosphotransferase, whose protein sequence is MIDPAGIVALINDRHGTHFRLGRPMRGGESGCTHPILDDQGIEFILKWGEGSEFRVRQTLETTRRLRALGYPAPEIIVASRGNGLRYFVQRMLPGKPGASLTPALLERVVELNRLQEEAASEFVEGWPARIVESVEKGFKEWCVHDSLATHSRQTAALLAEVRRTVSMVGAVQFRTSDAVHFDFSTANILVEHGEVSGVIDWNGCCAGDRAFDLTTLAFYALEDSDVANWLLDRAREVAGPRAVGLYLSHMIVRQLDWSIRNHDQPTVTRYLNISLRALRVIRELRDRPR